The following are from one region of the Salmo salar chromosome ssa27, Ssal_v3.1, whole genome shotgun sequence genome:
- the brd2 gene encoding bromodomain containing 2 (The RefSeq protein has 2 substitutions compared to this genomic sequence) — translation METAINPPHDSSLGGVDVGLHGIMAMEHGPPGPGKRIRKPSLLFEGFEGPPLLPHGQAPPSGSPRPLVHDTNRQGRATNQLQFLQRAMMKYLWRHHFAWPFHEPVDASKLSLPDYHKIIKQPMDMGTIKRRLENNYYRSASECMQDFNTMFTNCYIYNKPTDDIVLMAQSLEKAFLQKVAQMPQEEIELPPPPPRGKPGKPGRGRRATVPGGVTTAHQVPAVSQSAYSPPTPDTPESLLSTPPQTLLAKSLPLTLHSTPAMLGLSPTQPTAKKKGVKRKADTTTPTTMAMPITVGVGGIGMGMAGGPDSPLTLTSLGVGHGLGLGMGIGMGRGRGTAGTKAPAGRRGVSGRPIKPPKKDLPDSVQLQPVRRGKLGQQLRYCNGILKELLSKKHAAYAWPFYKPVDASMLGLHDYHDIIKQPMDLSTIKRKMDSREYRDAQQFAGDVRIMYSNCYKYNPPDHDVVAMARKLQDVFEFCFAKMPDEPAAPPASMGGHSSSSSSSSSSSESDPSSESDSSPSSDSEEERAHRLAELQEQLKAVHEQLAALSQGPVVKPKRKKEKKDKKKKKRPEKHRGSRIPVEEDIPIRPAKMPKVTKTPKMTKTPKSSKGGSTQGKRSTGKKSNKSKSSKKSQAVTLSMHQMSAAAMLPHYDSEEEDEVSPMSYDEKRQLSLDINKLPGEKLGRVVHIIQAREPSLRDTNPEEIEIDFETLKPSTLRELERYVMTCLRKKPRKPYGKKGGAGKSREELALEKQLELEQRLLDVSGQLNSGKKPQKTKEKPSAVEPHAVASRLSASSSSSDSSSSSSSSSSDTSDSD, via the exons ATGGAGACGGCCATAAACCCGCCCCATGACAG CTCCCTGGGCGGGGTCGACGTAGTCCTGCATGGCATCATGGCGATGGAGCATGGCCCGCCGGGCCCCGGAAAGCGCATCCGGAAACCATCATTGCTGTTCGAGGGATTCGAGGGCCCGCCGTTGCTCCCCCACGGGCAAGCTCCCCCCTCTGGGTCACCACGGCCCCTAGTGCACGACACGAACCGGCAGGGCCGCGCCACCAACCAGCTGCAGTTCCTCCAGAGAGCCATGATGAAGTACCTGTGGAGGCATCACTTCGCATGGCCCTTCCATGAGCCTGTGGACGCCTCCAAGCTCAGCCTGCCT GACTATCACAAGATCATCAAACAGCCCATGGACATGGGGACCATCAAGCGCCGCCTGGAGAACAACTACTACCGCAGCGCCAGCGAGTGCATGCAGGACTTCAACACCATGTTCACCAACTGCTACATCTACAAtaag CCAACAGATGATATTGTTCTGATGGCCCAGTCCCTGGAGAAAGCTTTCCTTCAGAAGGTTGCCCAGATGCCCCAGGAGGAGATAGAACTGCCCCCTCCACCACCACGAGGCAAACCGGGCAAGCCAGGCAGAGGACGCAGGGCCACAG TACCAGGAGGAGTGACGACTGCTCACCAGGTCCCGGCAGTGTCCCAGTCCGCGTACTCTCCCCCCACGCCGGACACCCCAGAGTCGCTGCTCTCCACCCCCCCACAGACGCTCCTGGCCAAGAGCCTACCTCTCACCCTCCACAGTACTCCTGCTATGCTAGGCTTATCCCCCACACAGCCCACAGCCAAG AAAAAGGGAGTGAAGCGGAAAgcagacaccaccacccccaccaccatggCCATGCCCATCACCGTTGGCGTTGGCGGGATTGGCATGGGCATGGCCGGCGGGCCCGACTCCCCATTGACACTCACCTCGCTGGGGGTAGGCCATGGCTTGGGGCTCGGCATGGGTATTGGTATGGGCCGCGGCAGAGGCACGGCGGGCACCAAAGCACCTGCAGGGAGACGGGGAGTCAGTGGGCGCCCTATCAAGCCCCCGAAAAAGGACCTGCCGGATTCTGTGCAGCTCCAGCCGGTGCGGCGCGGCAAACTGGGCCAGCAGCTCCGGTACTGCAACGGGATTCTCAAAGAGCTGCTGTCCAAGAAGCACGCAGCGTACGCCTGGCCCTTTTACAAACCAGTGGACGCCTCCATGCTGGGCCTACACGACTACCACGACATCATCAAGCAGCCCATGGACCTCAGCACCATCAAG AGGAAAATGGACAGTCGAGAGTACCGGGATGCCCAGCAGTTTGCCGGCGACGTGAGGATAATGTACTCTAACTGCTACAAGTACAACCCTCCAGACCATGACGTGGTAGCCATGGCACGCAAACTACAG GACGTCTTTGAGTTCTGCTTTGCCAAGATGCCCGACGAGCCTGCGGCCCCTCCCGCTTCCATGGGTGGGCACTCCTcatcttcatcttcctcctcGTCCTCGTCTGAGAGTGAccccagcagcgagagcgacagcAGCCCCAGCTCGGACAGCGAGGAGGAGCGAGCACACCGCCTGGCCGAGCTGCAGGAACAG CTGAAAGCAGTTCATGAGCAATTGGCAGCCCTCTCCCAGGGCCCCGTCGTCAAGCctaagaggaagaaagagaagaaggacaagaagaagaagaagaggcccGAGAAGCATCGGGGAAGCCGGATACCAGCTGAAGAGGATATACCCATTCGGCCGGCTAAAATGCCCAAGGTCACCAAGACGCCGAAGATGACGAAGACACCCAAGAGCAGCAAAGGAGGCTCCACACAGGGCAAGAGGAGCACTGGCAAGAAGAGCAACAAGAGCAA gtcctccaagaagTCTCAGGCGGTGACGCTCAGCATGCACCAGATGAGCGCCGCCGCCATGCTCCCCCACTACGACTCCGAGGAGGAAGACGAGGTGTCGCCCATGAGCTACGACGAGAAGCGCCAGCTCAGCCTGGACATCAACAAGCTGCCCGGGGAGAAGCTGGGCCGCGTGGTTCACATCATCCAGGCGCGCGAGCCTTCGCTGCGCGACACCAACCCAGAGGAGATCGAGATCGACTTTGAGACGCTCAAGCCGTCCACGCTGCGCGAGCTGGAACGTTACGTCATGACCTGCCTCCGCAAGAAGCCTCGCAAACCCTACG GGAAGAAAGGTGGAGCAGGGAAGTCCCGGGAGGAGCTGGCTCTGGAGAagcagttggaactggagcagagGCTGCTGGATGTCAGCGGGCAGCTCAACTCTGGCAAGAAGCCTCAGAAAACCAAAG agAAGCCCAGTGCAGTGGAGCCCCACGCCGTAGCGTCTCGCCTCAGCGCCAGCAGCTCCAGCTCagactcttcctcctcttcttcctcgtcCTCCTCTGACACCAGTGACTCGGACTGA
- the brd2 gene encoding bromodomain containing 2 isoform X7: METAINPPHDSSLGGVDVVLHGIMAMEHGPPGPGKRIRKPSLLFEGFEGPPLLPHGQAPPSGSPRPLVHDTNRQGRATNQLQFLQRAMMKYLWRHHFAWPFHEPVDASKLSLPDYHKIIKQPMDMGTIKRRLENNYYRSASECMQDFNTMFTNCYIYNKPTDDIVLMAQSLEKAFLQKVAQMPQEEIELPPPPPRGKPGKPGRGRRATVPGGVTTAHQVPAVSQSAYSPPTPDTPESLLSTPPQTLLAKSLPLTLHSTPAMLGLSPTQPTAKKKGVKRKADTTTPTTMAMPITVGVGGIGMGMAGGPDSPLTLTSLGVGHGLGLGMGIGMGRGRGTAGTKAPAGRRGVSGRPIKPPKKDLPDSVQLQPVRRGKLGQQLRYCNGILKELLSKKHAAYAWPFYKPVDASMLGLHDYHDIIKQPMDLSTIKRKMDSREYRDAQQFAGDVRIMYSNCYKYNPPDHDVVAMARKLQDVFEFCFAKMPDEPAAPPASMGGHSSSSSSSSSSSESDPSSESDSSPSSDSEEERAHRLAELQEQLKAVHEQLAALSQGPVVKPKRKKEKKDKKKKKRPEKHRGSRIPAEEDIPIRPAKMPKVTKTPKMTKTPKSSKGGSTQGKRSTGKKSNKSKSSKKSQAVTLSMHQMSAAAMLPHYDSEEEDEVSPMSYDEKRQLSLDINKLPGEKLGRVVHIIQAREPSLRDTNPEEIEIDFETLKPSTLRELERYVMTCLRKKPRKPYGKKGGAGKSREELALEKQLELEQRLLDVSGQLNSGKKPQKTKAEKPSAVEPHAVASRLSASSSSSDSSSSSSSSSSDTSDSD; the protein is encoded by the exons ATGGAGACGGCCATAAACCCGCCCCATGACAG CTCCCTGGGCGGGGTCGACGTAGTCCTGCATGGCATCATGGCGATGGAGCATGGCCCGCCGGGCCCCGGAAAGCGCATCCGGAAACCATCATTGCTGTTCGAGGGATTCGAGGGCCCGCCGTTGCTCCCCCACGGGCAAGCTCCCCCCTCTGGGTCACCACGGCCCCTAGTGCACGACACGAACCGGCAGGGCCGCGCCACCAACCAGCTGCAGTTCCTCCAGAGAGCCATGATGAAGTACCTGTGGAGGCATCACTTCGCATGGCCCTTCCATGAGCCTGTGGACGCCTCCAAGCTCAGCCTGCCT GACTATCACAAGATCATCAAACAGCCCATGGACATGGGGACCATCAAGCGCCGCCTGGAGAACAACTACTACCGCAGCGCCAGCGAGTGCATGCAGGACTTCAACACCATGTTCACCAACTGCTACATCTACAAtaag CCAACAGATGATATTGTTCTGATGGCCCAGTCCCTGGAGAAAGCTTTCCTTCAGAAGGTTGCCCAGATGCCCCAGGAGGAGATAGAACTGCCCCCTCCACCACCACGAGGCAAACCGGGCAAGCCAGGCAGAGGACGCAGGGCCACAG TACCAGGAGGAGTGACGACTGCTCACCAGGTCCCGGCAGTGTCCCAGTCCGCGTACTCTCCCCCCACGCCGGACACCCCAGAGTCGCTGCTCTCCACCCCCCCACAGACGCTCCTGGCCAAGAGCCTACCTCTCACCCTCCACAGTACTCCTGCTATGCTAGGCTTATCCCCCACACAGCCCACAGCCAAG AAAAAGGGAGTGAAGCGGAAAgcagacaccaccacccccaccaccatggCCATGCCCATCACCGTTGGCGTTGGCGGGATTGGCATGGGCATGGCCGGCGGGCCCGACTCCCCATTGACACTCACCTCGCTGGGGGTAGGCCATGGCTTGGGGCTCGGCATGGGTATTGGTATGGGCCGCGGCAGAGGCACGGCGGGCACCAAAGCACCTGCAGGGAGACGGGGAGTCAGTGGGCGCCCTATCAAGCCCCCGAAAAAGGACCTGCCGGATTCTGTGCAGCTCCAGCCGGTGCGGCGCGGCAAACTGGGCCAGCAGCTCCGGTACTGCAACGGGATTCTCAAAGAGCTGCTGTCCAAGAAGCACGCAGCGTACGCCTGGCCCTTTTACAAACCAGTGGACGCCTCCATGCTGGGCCTACACGACTACCACGACATCATCAAGCAGCCCATGGACCTCAGCACCATCAAG AGGAAAATGGACAGTCGAGAGTACCGGGATGCCCAGCAGTTTGCCGGCGACGTGAGGATAATGTACTCTAACTGCTACAAGTACAACCCTCCAGACCATGACGTGGTAGCCATGGCACGCAAACTACAG GACGTCTTTGAGTTCTGCTTTGCCAAGATGCCCGACGAGCCTGCGGCCCCTCCCGCTTCCATGGGTGGGCACTCCTcatcttcatcttcctcctcGTCCTCGTCTGAGAGTGAccccagcagcgagagcgacagcAGCCCCAGCTCGGACAGCGAGGAGGAGCGAGCACACCGCCTGGCCGAGCTGCAGGAACAG CTGAAAGCAGTTCATGAGCAATTGGCAGCCCTCTCCCAGGGCCCCGTCGTCAAGCctaagaggaagaaagagaagaaggacaagaagaagaagaagaggcccGAGAAGCATCGGGGAAGCCGGATACCAGCTGAAGAGGATATACCCATTCGGCCGGCTAAAATGCCCAAGGTCACCAAGACGCCGAAGATGACGAAGACACCCAAGAGCAGCAAAGGAGGCTCCACACAGGGCAAGAGGAGCACTGGCAAGAAGAGCAACAAGAGCAA gtcctccaagaagTCTCAGGCGGTGACGCTCAGCATGCACCAGATGAGCGCCGCCGCCATGCTCCCCCACTACGACTCCGAGGAGGAAGACGAGGTGTCGCCCATGAGCTACGACGAGAAGCGCCAGCTCAGCCTGGACATCAACAAGCTGCCCGGGGAGAAGCTGGGCCGCGTGGTTCACATCATCCAGGCGCGCGAGCCTTCGCTGCGCGACACCAACCCAGAGGAGATCGAGATCGACTTTGAGACGCTCAAGCCGTCCACGCTGCGCGAGCTGGAACGTTACGTCATGACCTGCCTCCGCAAGAAGCCTCGCAAACCCTACG GGAAGAAAGGTGGAGCAGGGAAGTCCCGGGAGGAGCTGGCTCTGGAGAagcagttggaactggagcagagGCTGCTGGATGTCAGCGGGCAGCTCAACTCTGGCAAGAAGCCTCAGAAAACCAAAG cagagAAGCCCAGTGCAGTGGAGCCCCACGCCGTAGCGTCTCGCCTCAGCGCCAGCAGCTCCAGCTCagactcttcctcctcttcttcctcgtcCTCCTCTGACACCAGTGACTCGGACTGA
- the brd2 gene encoding bromodomain containing 2 isoform X1 — METAINPPHDSSLGGVDVVLHGIMAMEHGPPGPGKRIRKPSLLFEGFEGPPLLPHGQAPPSGSPRPLVHDTNRQGRATNQLQFLQRAMMKYLWRHHFAWPFHEPVDASKLSLPDYHKIIKQPMDMGTIKRRLENNYYRSASECMQDFNTMFTNCYIYNKPTDDIVLMAQSLEKAFLQKVAQMPQEEIELPPPPPRGKPGKPGRGRRATVPGGVTTAHQVPAVSQSAYSPPTPDTPESLLSTPPQTLLAKSLPLTLHSTPAMLGLSPTQPTAKKKGVKRKADTTTPTTMAMPITVGVGGIGMGMAGGPDSPLTLTSLGVGHGLGLGMGIGMGRGRGTAGTKAPAGRRGVSGRPIKPPKKDLPDSVQLQPVRRGKLGQQLRYCNGILKELLSKKHAAYAWPFYKPVDASMLGLHDYHDIIKQPMDLSTIKRKMDSREYRDAQQFAGDVRIMYSNCYKYNPPDHDVVAMARKLQDVFEFCFAKMPDEPAAPPASMGGHSSSSSSSSSSSESDPSSESDSSPSSDSEEERAHRLAELQEQVCTQLKAVHEQLAALSQGPVVKPKRKKEKKDKKKKKRPEKHRGSRIPAEEDIPIRPAKMPKVTKTPKMTKTPKSSKGGSTQGKRSTGKKSNKSKSSKKSQAVTLSMHQMSAAAMLPHYDSEEEDEVSPMSYDEKRQLSLDINKLPGEKLGRVVHIIQAREPSLRDTNPEEIEIDFETLKPSTLRELERYVMTCLRKKPRKPYVGKKGGAGKSREELALEKQLELEQRLLDVSGQLNSGKKPQKTKAEKPSAVEPHAVASRLSASSSSSDSSSSSSSSSSDTSDSD; from the exons ATGGAGACGGCCATAAACCCGCCCCATGACAG CTCCCTGGGCGGGGTCGACGTAGTCCTGCATGGCATCATGGCGATGGAGCATGGCCCGCCGGGCCCCGGAAAGCGCATCCGGAAACCATCATTGCTGTTCGAGGGATTCGAGGGCCCGCCGTTGCTCCCCCACGGGCAAGCTCCCCCCTCTGGGTCACCACGGCCCCTAGTGCACGACACGAACCGGCAGGGCCGCGCCACCAACCAGCTGCAGTTCCTCCAGAGAGCCATGATGAAGTACCTGTGGAGGCATCACTTCGCATGGCCCTTCCATGAGCCTGTGGACGCCTCCAAGCTCAGCCTGCCT GACTATCACAAGATCATCAAACAGCCCATGGACATGGGGACCATCAAGCGCCGCCTGGAGAACAACTACTACCGCAGCGCCAGCGAGTGCATGCAGGACTTCAACACCATGTTCACCAACTGCTACATCTACAAtaag CCAACAGATGATATTGTTCTGATGGCCCAGTCCCTGGAGAAAGCTTTCCTTCAGAAGGTTGCCCAGATGCCCCAGGAGGAGATAGAACTGCCCCCTCCACCACCACGAGGCAAACCGGGCAAGCCAGGCAGAGGACGCAGGGCCACAG TACCAGGAGGAGTGACGACTGCTCACCAGGTCCCGGCAGTGTCCCAGTCCGCGTACTCTCCCCCCACGCCGGACACCCCAGAGTCGCTGCTCTCCACCCCCCCACAGACGCTCCTGGCCAAGAGCCTACCTCTCACCCTCCACAGTACTCCTGCTATGCTAGGCTTATCCCCCACACAGCCCACAGCCAAG AAAAAGGGAGTGAAGCGGAAAgcagacaccaccacccccaccaccatggCCATGCCCATCACCGTTGGCGTTGGCGGGATTGGCATGGGCATGGCCGGCGGGCCCGACTCCCCATTGACACTCACCTCGCTGGGGGTAGGCCATGGCTTGGGGCTCGGCATGGGTATTGGTATGGGCCGCGGCAGAGGCACGGCGGGCACCAAAGCACCTGCAGGGAGACGGGGAGTCAGTGGGCGCCCTATCAAGCCCCCGAAAAAGGACCTGCCGGATTCTGTGCAGCTCCAGCCGGTGCGGCGCGGCAAACTGGGCCAGCAGCTCCGGTACTGCAACGGGATTCTCAAAGAGCTGCTGTCCAAGAAGCACGCAGCGTACGCCTGGCCCTTTTACAAACCAGTGGACGCCTCCATGCTGGGCCTACACGACTACCACGACATCATCAAGCAGCCCATGGACCTCAGCACCATCAAG AGGAAAATGGACAGTCGAGAGTACCGGGATGCCCAGCAGTTTGCCGGCGACGTGAGGATAATGTACTCTAACTGCTACAAGTACAACCCTCCAGACCATGACGTGGTAGCCATGGCACGCAAACTACAG GACGTCTTTGAGTTCTGCTTTGCCAAGATGCCCGACGAGCCTGCGGCCCCTCCCGCTTCCATGGGTGGGCACTCCTcatcttcatcttcctcctcGTCCTCGTCTGAGAGTGAccccagcagcgagagcgacagcAGCCCCAGCTCGGACAGCGAGGAGGAGCGAGCACACCGCCTGGCCGAGCTGCAGGAACAGGTGTGTACACag CTGAAAGCAGTTCATGAGCAATTGGCAGCCCTCTCCCAGGGCCCCGTCGTCAAGCctaagaggaagaaagagaagaaggacaagaagaagaagaagaggcccGAGAAGCATCGGGGAAGCCGGATACCAGCTGAAGAGGATATACCCATTCGGCCGGCTAAAATGCCCAAGGTCACCAAGACGCCGAAGATGACGAAGACACCCAAGAGCAGCAAAGGAGGCTCCACACAGGGCAAGAGGAGCACTGGCAAGAAGAGCAACAAGAGCAA gtcctccaagaagTCTCAGGCGGTGACGCTCAGCATGCACCAGATGAGCGCCGCCGCCATGCTCCCCCACTACGACTCCGAGGAGGAAGACGAGGTGTCGCCCATGAGCTACGACGAGAAGCGCCAGCTCAGCCTGGACATCAACAAGCTGCCCGGGGAGAAGCTGGGCCGCGTGGTTCACATCATCCAGGCGCGCGAGCCTTCGCTGCGCGACACCAACCCAGAGGAGATCGAGATCGACTTTGAGACGCTCAAGCCGTCCACGCTGCGCGAGCTGGAACGTTACGTCATGACCTGCCTCCGCAAGAAGCCTCGCAAACCCTACG TAGGGAAGAAAGGTGGAGCAGGGAAGTCCCGGGAGGAGCTGGCTCTGGAGAagcagttggaactggagcagagGCTGCTGGATGTCAGCGGGCAGCTCAACTCTGGCAAGAAGCCTCAGAAAACCAAAG cagagAAGCCCAGTGCAGTGGAGCCCCACGCCGTAGCGTCTCGCCTCAGCGCCAGCAGCTCCAGCTCagactcttcctcctcttcttcctcgtcCTCCTCTGACACCAGTGACTCGGACTGA
- the brd2 gene encoding bromodomain containing 2 isoform X3 has translation METAINPPHDSSLGGVDVVLHGIMAMEHGPPGPGKRIRKPSLLFEGFEGPPLLPHGQAPPSGSPRPLVHDTNRQGRATNQLQFLQRAMMKYLWRHHFAWPFHEPVDASKLSLPDYHKIIKQPMDMGTIKRRLENNYYRSASECMQDFNTMFTNCYIYNKPTDDIVLMAQSLEKAFLQKVAQMPQEEIELPPPPPRGKPGKPGRGRRATVPGGVTTAHQVPAVSQSAYSPPTPDTPESLLSTPPQTLLAKSLPLTLHSTPAMLGLSPTQPTAKKKGVKRKADTTTPTTMAMPITVGVGGIGMGMAGGPDSPLTLTSLGVGHGLGLGMGIGMGRGRGTAGTKAPAGRRGVSGRPIKPPKKDLPDSVQLQPVRRGKLGQQLRYCNGILKELLSKKHAAYAWPFYKPVDASMLGLHDYHDIIKQPMDLSTIKRKMDSREYRDAQQFAGDVRIMYSNCYKYNPPDHDVVAMARKLQDVFEFCFAKMPDEPAAPPASMGGHSSSSSSSSSSSESDPSSESDSSPSSDSEEERAHRLAELQEQVCTQLKAVHEQLAALSQGPVVKPKRKKEKKDKKKKKRPEKHRGSRIPAEEDIPIRPAKMPKVTKTPKMTKTPKSSKGGSTQGKRSTGKKSNKSKSSKKSQAVTLSMHQMSAAAMLPHYDSEEEDEVSPMSYDEKRQLSLDINKLPGEKLGRVVHIIQAREPSLRDTNPEEIEIDFETLKPSTLRELERYVMTCLRKKPRKPYVGKKGGAGKSREELALEKQLELEQRLLDVSGQLNSGKKPQKTKEKPSAVEPHAVASRLSASSSSSDSSSSSSSSSSDTSDSD, from the exons ATGGAGACGGCCATAAACCCGCCCCATGACAG CTCCCTGGGCGGGGTCGACGTAGTCCTGCATGGCATCATGGCGATGGAGCATGGCCCGCCGGGCCCCGGAAAGCGCATCCGGAAACCATCATTGCTGTTCGAGGGATTCGAGGGCCCGCCGTTGCTCCCCCACGGGCAAGCTCCCCCCTCTGGGTCACCACGGCCCCTAGTGCACGACACGAACCGGCAGGGCCGCGCCACCAACCAGCTGCAGTTCCTCCAGAGAGCCATGATGAAGTACCTGTGGAGGCATCACTTCGCATGGCCCTTCCATGAGCCTGTGGACGCCTCCAAGCTCAGCCTGCCT GACTATCACAAGATCATCAAACAGCCCATGGACATGGGGACCATCAAGCGCCGCCTGGAGAACAACTACTACCGCAGCGCCAGCGAGTGCATGCAGGACTTCAACACCATGTTCACCAACTGCTACATCTACAAtaag CCAACAGATGATATTGTTCTGATGGCCCAGTCCCTGGAGAAAGCTTTCCTTCAGAAGGTTGCCCAGATGCCCCAGGAGGAGATAGAACTGCCCCCTCCACCACCACGAGGCAAACCGGGCAAGCCAGGCAGAGGACGCAGGGCCACAG TACCAGGAGGAGTGACGACTGCTCACCAGGTCCCGGCAGTGTCCCAGTCCGCGTACTCTCCCCCCACGCCGGACACCCCAGAGTCGCTGCTCTCCACCCCCCCACAGACGCTCCTGGCCAAGAGCCTACCTCTCACCCTCCACAGTACTCCTGCTATGCTAGGCTTATCCCCCACACAGCCCACAGCCAAG AAAAAGGGAGTGAAGCGGAAAgcagacaccaccacccccaccaccatggCCATGCCCATCACCGTTGGCGTTGGCGGGATTGGCATGGGCATGGCCGGCGGGCCCGACTCCCCATTGACACTCACCTCGCTGGGGGTAGGCCATGGCTTGGGGCTCGGCATGGGTATTGGTATGGGCCGCGGCAGAGGCACGGCGGGCACCAAAGCACCTGCAGGGAGACGGGGAGTCAGTGGGCGCCCTATCAAGCCCCCGAAAAAGGACCTGCCGGATTCTGTGCAGCTCCAGCCGGTGCGGCGCGGCAAACTGGGCCAGCAGCTCCGGTACTGCAACGGGATTCTCAAAGAGCTGCTGTCCAAGAAGCACGCAGCGTACGCCTGGCCCTTTTACAAACCAGTGGACGCCTCCATGCTGGGCCTACACGACTACCACGACATCATCAAGCAGCCCATGGACCTCAGCACCATCAAG AGGAAAATGGACAGTCGAGAGTACCGGGATGCCCAGCAGTTTGCCGGCGACGTGAGGATAATGTACTCTAACTGCTACAAGTACAACCCTCCAGACCATGACGTGGTAGCCATGGCACGCAAACTACAG GACGTCTTTGAGTTCTGCTTTGCCAAGATGCCCGACGAGCCTGCGGCCCCTCCCGCTTCCATGGGTGGGCACTCCTcatcttcatcttcctcctcGTCCTCGTCTGAGAGTGAccccagcagcgagagcgacagcAGCCCCAGCTCGGACAGCGAGGAGGAGCGAGCACACCGCCTGGCCGAGCTGCAGGAACAGGTGTGTACACag CTGAAAGCAGTTCATGAGCAATTGGCAGCCCTCTCCCAGGGCCCCGTCGTCAAGCctaagaggaagaaagagaagaaggacaagaagaagaagaagaggcccGAGAAGCATCGGGGAAGCCGGATACCAGCTGAAGAGGATATACCCATTCGGCCGGCTAAAATGCCCAAGGTCACCAAGACGCCGAAGATGACGAAGACACCCAAGAGCAGCAAAGGAGGCTCCACACAGGGCAAGAGGAGCACTGGCAAGAAGAGCAACAAGAGCAA gtcctccaagaagTCTCAGGCGGTGACGCTCAGCATGCACCAGATGAGCGCCGCCGCCATGCTCCCCCACTACGACTCCGAGGAGGAAGACGAGGTGTCGCCCATGAGCTACGACGAGAAGCGCCAGCTCAGCCTGGACATCAACAAGCTGCCCGGGGAGAAGCTGGGCCGCGTGGTTCACATCATCCAGGCGCGCGAGCCTTCGCTGCGCGACACCAACCCAGAGGAGATCGAGATCGACTTTGAGACGCTCAAGCCGTCCACGCTGCGCGAGCTGGAACGTTACGTCATGACCTGCCTCCGCAAGAAGCCTCGCAAACCCTACG TAGGGAAGAAAGGTGGAGCAGGGAAGTCCCGGGAGGAGCTGGCTCTGGAGAagcagttggaactggagcagagGCTGCTGGATGTCAGCGGGCAGCTCAACTCTGGCAAGAAGCCTCAGAAAACCAAAG agAAGCCCAGTGCAGTGGAGCCCCACGCCGTAGCGTCTCGCCTCAGCGCCAGCAGCTCCAGCTCagactcttcctcctcttcttcctcgtcCTCCTCTGACACCAGTGACTCGGACTGA